One genomic region from Diabrotica undecimpunctata isolate CICGRU chromosome 9, icDiaUnde3, whole genome shotgun sequence encodes:
- the LOC140450447 gene encoding uncharacterized protein, translating to MFNQTEVKQEVGGTTCKREIDNEVDDVLLDTFKIEIKEEPTSESTNNDTFDYLDVKKCPIKSKIKQDDGCSCQDMTSDANSLLTNHNKSDSNLNTFITSNTNVNLGGQRFICTICKKPLSNNYFLNLHMRIHTGKKPFECEICTKQFSANNLLKIHMRGHTGEKPFECEMYTKQFSTKQVLKSHMRVHTGEKPFECEICAKQFSANSLLKIHMRGHTGEKPFECEICTKQFSTKQVLNNHMRVHTGEKPFECEICTKQFSVNILLKIHMRGHTGEKPFECEICTKQFSRKQVLSTHMRVHTGEKPFECGICTKQFSLKHILKSHMRVHTGEKPFECEICTKQFSANNLLKIHMTGHTGEKPFKCEICAKQFSKKGNLKAHMPVHTREKPFECEICTKQFSKKHVLKAHMRVHTGEKPFECEICIKKFSKKCNLKAHMPVHTREKPFKCEICTKQFSTLSKLKRHMTVHRVIIILGFSCQDMTPDANSLLKNHNKSDSNLNTFITSNTNVNLGGQRFICIICRKPLSNNYRLNLHMRIHTGKKPFECEICTKQFSANSMLKIHMTGHTSEKPFECEICTKQFSTKQVLNNDLRVHTGEKPFECEICTKQFSKKGNLKAHMPVHTSENPFECEICTKQFSANSLLKIHMRGHTGEKPFECEICTKQFSTKQVLNNHMRVHTGEKPFECGICTKQFSMKHVLKSHMRVHTGEKPFECEICTKQFSTKQVLNDHMRVHTGEKPFECEICTKQYSKKHILKSHMRVHTGEKPFACEICTKQFSNKGNLNAHMKVHIGEKPFKCEICTKQFSTLSNLKRHLTCIGTDGKSFECEICTKQFSTKQVLNNHMRVHTGEKPFECEICTKQYSMKHILKSHMRVHTGEKPFACEICTKQFSNKGNLNAHMKVHTGEKPFKCEICTKQFSTLSKLKRHLTVHRY from the exons ATGTTTAATCAAACGGAAGTAAAACAAGAAGTTGGTGGGACGACGTGTAAAAGAGAAATAGATAATGAGGTGGATGATGTTCTACTGGATacctttaaaattgaaattaaagagGAACCTACTAGTGAAAGTACAAATAATGATACATTTGATTATTTAGACGTAAAAAAATGTCcaataaaatctaaaataaaacaagatgatg GATGCTCTTGCCAAGATATGACATCTGATGCCAATAGCCTATTAACAAATCATAATAAAAGTGACAGTAATTTGAACACCTTTATAACTTCCAATACCAATGTGAACCTTGGAGGACAACGTTTCATATGTACCATTTGCAAGAAACCattgtcaaataattattttttaaacctaCATATGAGGATACACACTGgaaaaaaaccatttgaatgtgaaatttgcaccaaacagttttcaGCAAACAATCTGTTAAAAATTCATATGAGAgggcatactggtgaaaaaccatttgaatgtgaaatgtacaccaaacagttttcaacgaaacaagttttaaaatcgcatatgagagtgcatactggtgaaaaaccattcgAATGTGAAATTTGCGCCAAACAGTTTTCAGCAAACAGTCTGTTAAAAATTCATATGAGAGGGCATAccggtgaaaaaccatttgaatgtgaaatttgcaccaaacagttttcaacgaaacaagttttaaataatcatatgagagtgcatactggtgaaaaaccatttgaatgtgaaatttgcaccaaacagttttcaGTAAACATTCTGTTAAAAATTCATATGAGAgggcatactggtgaaaaaccatttgaatgtgaaatttgcaccaaacagttttcaaGGAAACAAGTTTTAAGTActcatatgagagtgcatactggtgaaaaaccatttgaatgtggaatttgcaccaaacagttttcattgaaacacattttaaaatcgcatatgagagtgcatactggtgaaaaaccatttgaatgtgaaatttgcaccaaacagttttctGCAAACAATCTGTTAAAAATTCATATGACAgggcatactggtgaaaaaccatttaaatgtgaaatttgcgcCAAACAATTTTCAAAGAAGGGTAATTTAAAAGCACATATGCCAGTGCATACTAGAGAAAAAccttttgaatgtgaaatttgcaccaaacagttttcaaaGAAACACGTTTTAAAAgcgcatatgagagtgcatactggtgaaaaaccatttgaatgtgaaatttgcatcaaaaaattttcaaaaaagtgTAATTTAAAAGCACATATGCCAGTGCATACTCgggaaaaaccatttaaatgtgaaatttgcaccaaacagttttcaacATTGAGTAAGTTAAAAAGACATATGACAGTGCATAGG GTAATTATCATTTTAGGATTCTCTTGCCAAGATATGACACCTGATGCCAATAGCCTAttaaaaaatcataataaaagtGACAGTAATTTGAACACCTTTATAACTTCCAATACCAATGTGAACCTTGGAGGACAACGTTTTATATGTATCATTTGCAGGAAACCATTGTCAAATAATTATCGTTTAAACCTACATATGAGGATACATACTGggaaaaaaccatttgaatgtgaaatttgcaccaaacagttttcaGCAAACAGTATGTTAAAAATTCATATGACAGGGCATACtagtgaaaaaccatttgaatgtgaaatttgcaccaaacagttttcaacgaaacaagttttaaataatgatttgagagtgcatactggtgaaaaaccatttgaatgtgaaatttgcaccaaacaattttcaaaaaaggGTAATTTAAAAGCACATATGCCAGTGCATACTAGTGAAAACCCATtcgaatgtgaaatttgcaccaaacagttttcaGCAAACAGTCTGTTAAAAATTCATATGAGAgggcatactggtgaaaaaccatttgaatgtgaaatttgcaccaaacagttttcaacgaaacaagttttaaataatcatatgagagtgcatactggtgaaaaaccatttgaatgtggaatttgcaccaaacagttttcaaTGAAACACGTTTTAAAatcgcatatgagagtgcatactggtgaaaaaccatttgaatgtgaaatttgcaccaaacagttttcaacgaaacaagttttaaatgatcatatgagagtgcatactggtgaaaaaccatttgaatgtgaaatttgcaccaaacagtaTTCAAAGAAACACATTTTAAAATcacatatgagagtgcatactggtgaaaaaccatttgcatgtgaaatttgcaccaaacaattttcaaataAGGGCAATTTAAATGCACATATGAAAGTGCATATTGgggaaaaaccatttaaatgtgaaatttgcaccaaacagttttcaacATTGAGTAACTTAAAAAGACACCTGACA TGCATAGGTACTGATGGCAAatcatttgaatgtgaaatttgcaccaaacaattttcaacgaaacaagttttaaataatcatatgagagtgcatactggtgaaaaaccatttgaatgtgaaatttgcaccaaacagtaTTCAATGAAACACATTTTAAAATcacatatgagagtgcatactggtgaaaaaccatttgcatgtgaaatttgcaccaaacaattttcaaataAGGGCAATTTAAATGCACATATGAAAgtgcatactggggaaaaaccatttaaatgtgaaatttgcaccaaacagttttcaacATTGAGTAAGTTAAAAAGACACCTGACAGTGCATAGGTACTGA